A window of Rhododendron vialii isolate Sample 1 chromosome 11a, ASM3025357v1 contains these coding sequences:
- the LOC131306839 gene encoding uncharacterized protein LOC131306839: protein MTFDEFETLFLDKYFPTPLRLVKEQEFLNLKQGTMTVTQYTTKFEELSRYALATIATEDKKARRFEWGLTTARRAVVSQAFPTYAGAVKCALRLESEEIDFKTRWRKATGNIDRPIRTQPSNNNRGPYPTKPFTPSQNNQPWKTAALGHGEPPRVGQNKASVQCFNC, encoded by the coding sequence atgacttTCGACGAGTTCGAGACCctgtttctcgacaagtacttCCCCACCCCTCTTCGTTTGGTCAAGGAACAAGAGTTTCTAAATCTGAAACAAGGAACGATGACCGTTACCCAATACACGACCAAGTTCGAGGAACTGTCCCGCTACGCTCTAGCAACCATAGCAACGGAGGACAAGAAAGCAAGAAGGTTTGAATGGGGGCTGACAACTGCTAGAAGGGCTGTGGTGTCTCAAGCCTTTCCCACTTATGCCGGTGCCGTGAAGTGTGCTCTTCGGCTGGAGAGTGAGGAAAttgacttcaaaacccgatggagaAAGGCAACAGGCAACATCGACAGACCAATCCGAACTCAACCTTCCAATAATAACCGCGGACCCTACCCTACCAAACCCTTCACCCCGTCTCAAAACAATCAACCATGGAAGACCGCTGCACTAGGGCATGGTGAACCACCAAGAGTCGGTCAAAACAAAGCGTCAGTACAATGTTTCAATTGTTAG